In Drosophila nasuta strain 15112-1781.00 chromosome 2R, ASM2355853v1, whole genome shotgun sequence, a single genomic region encodes these proteins:
- the LOC132787492 gene encoding transcription factor kayak isoform X1 produces the protein MMKNLNGRAHNACYHPYYQQQLQQQRHQQLLHGQQQQQQLQQQQQQLQLQQHQQQQQQLQQLPYAQYNQLQQQQQYSNQQYYNQQLQQQQQEQLLRQQQLPTLPTYQQQQQQQQQHSKQSYGNNNGNNNVAANMAMSARSNLHATVATATTTNSNINGNHNHNSSNANTSNANTATAAMAAMCQMQSFLNQQQQQQQQQQQQYNNNCAHINYNQQQQQQQPQQQQQQQQQLPAATTNGDKLALDASEIANILASELFMQQLVSFDGMQSVPTLTTPTLTPTTLRTIEETIFELTSEPQNVPFQAGFKPPPLTTPVNSSSGGSNTGTPTSSVSIGTLANVINANPIVSQQQQQQQFDMSMNCGSMPGSDSEDSNGSWNDGQLNDDQSTTDTSSAATDSTSYQNGGMLGNNSNGVANNFTAALAAVNSVGRNNSNAGQAGSSNSNTSTSATPARRGGGRRPNKAANMSPEEEEKRRIRRERNKLAAARCRKRRVDQTNELSEEVEALQKKGETLKKEIEKLNATKNQLEYVIHSHRPTCQKVRDDLLSVATCNGLIAPTASLLSAGAGGSCSGSSLHNNSNSNDSSSGTITGFDATLNSTGRSNSPLDLKPVLTNEQLLQHIKHEPQDGALESGSSLDQDGPTPAKRFALPNIATLNASLTTPTGPAGGSLNTPMGAAPPGSFSAFAGNICNMSSPTLNALNKLPKARPNTLNVQRPFGAHMAQAAAAALGDGKAPMQIQGVPIQTPSTGTFNFDSLMDGGTGLTPVSGPLVPTCSSQNKHPLELPTPTSEPSKLVSL, from the exons ATGATGAAAAATCTTAATGGTAGAGCGCATAATGCGTGCTACCATCCCTACtatcagcaacagctgcaacagcagcgccatcagcaactgttgcacggccaacagcagcagcagcaactgcagcagcagcaacagcaacttcaactgcagcaacatcagcagcagcaacaacaattgcaacagctGCCTTATGCTCAGTACAaccaactgcagcagcagcaacaatacaGCAATCAGCAGTACTACAatcaacagctgcagcaacaacagcaagagcaattGTTACGTCAGCAACAGCTGCCCACGCTGCCAACctaccagcaacagcaacaacaacagcaacagcactcGAAGCAATCATATGGCaataacaacggcaacaataaTGTTGCTGCCAATATGGCAATGTCTGCACGCAGCAACTTGCACGCAACTGTTGCTACTGCGACAACGACTAACAGCAATATTAACggcaaccacaaccacaacagcagcaacgccaACACCAGCAACGCCAacacagcgacagcagcaatgGCCGCCATGTGCCAAATGCAAAGCTTTttaaatcagcagcagcaacaacaacaacagcaacagcagcaatacaataataattgtgctcatataaattataatcagcagcagcaacaacaacaaccacaacaacagcagcagcagcaacaacaactgccagcagcaactacaaatGGCGACAAGTTAGCATTGGATGCCAgtgaaattgcaaatattttggcCAGTGAGCTATTTATGCAGCAG CTCGTTTCATTTGACGGCATGCAGAGTGTGCCGACGCTGACAACGCCAACGCTGACGCCAACCACGCTGCGTACCATTGAGGAGACCATCTTCGAGCTGACATCGGAGCCACAGAATGTGCCCTTCCAGGCCGGTTTCAAGCCACCGCCACTGACAACGCccgtcaacagcagcagcggtggcagcaacacTGGCACGCCCACATCTTCGGTTTCGATCGGCACATTGGCCAATGTGATCAATGCGAATCCGATTgtcagccagcagcagcagcagcagcaattcgACATGAGCATGAATTGCGGCAGCATGCCAGGCAGCGATTCAGAGGACTCGAATGGCTCCTGGAACGATGGCCAGCTGAACGATGACCAAAGCACAACAGATACTT CAAGTGCCGCCACAGACAGCACCTCGTATCAGAATGGTGGCATGTTGGGCAACAACTCGAATGGTGTTGCCAACAATTTCACCGCCGCTCTGGCGGCTGTCAACAGCGTTGgacgcaacaacagcaatgctGGCCAGgccggcagcagcaactctaATACCTCAACAAGTGCCACACCAGCGCGTCGCGGCGGCGGTCGACGTCCCAACAAGGCGGCAAACATGTCAcccgaggaggaggagaagcgTCGCATTCGCCGCGAGCGCAACAAATTGGCGGCAGCGCGTTGCCGCAAGCGACGCGTCGATCAGACCAACGAACTGTCCGAGGAGGTCGAGGCGCTGCAGAAGAAGGGCGAAACGTTGAAGAAGGAGATCGAGAAATTGAATGCGACCAAAAATCAACTGGAATACGTGATCCATTCACACCGTCCCACATGCCAGAAGGTGCGCGATGATCTGCTCAGTGTGGCCACCTGCAATGGCTTGATTGCGCCCACCGCCAGCCTGCTCAGCGCTGGCGCcggcggcagctgcagcggcagcagtctgcacaacaacagcaacagcaatgacagcagcagcggcaccATCACCGGCTTCGATGCCACGCTCAATTCCACCGGGCGCAGCAATTCGCCGCTCGATCTCAAGCCGGTGCTAACCAACGAACAGTTGCTGCAGCACATCAAACACGAACCCCAAGACGGTGCGCTCGAGTCGGGCTCCTCACTGGACCAGGACGGTCCGACGCCGGCCAAACGCTTTGCGCTGCCCAACATTGCCACGCTGAACGCCTCGCTGACCACGCCCACGGGACCGGCGGGCGGTTCGCTGAACACACCGATGGGCGCTGCGCCTCCGGGCAGTTTTAGCGCCTTCGCTGGCAACATTTGCAACATGAGCAGCCCCACGCTGAATGCCCTTAACAAGCTGCCCAAGGCACGACCCAACACCCTGAATGTCCAGCGACCATTTGGCGCCCACATGGCgcaggcggcggcggcggcgctCGGCGATGGCAAGGCGCCCATGCAGATCCAGGGTGTGCCCATCCAGACGCCGTCGACGGGCACCTTCAATTTCGATTCGCTGATGGATGGCGGCACCGGACTGACGCCGGTGTCGGGACCTTTGGTGCCCACCTGCTCGTCGCAGAACAAGCATCCGCTGGAGTTGCCAACGCCCACGAGTGAGCCGTCCAAGCTGGTCAGTTTATAA
- the LOC132787492 gene encoding transcription factor kayak isoform X5 has translation MTLDNYNIFGDEYPLFNMPLSPLPKVLVSFDGMQSVPTLTTPTLTPTTLRTIEETIFELTSEPQNVPFQAGFKPPPLTTPVNSSSGGSNTGTPTSSVSIGTLANVINANPIVSQQQQQQQFDMSMNCGSMPGSDSEDSNGSWNDGQLNDDQSTTDTSSAATDSTSYQNGGMLGNNSNGVANNFTAALAAVNSVGRNNSNAGQAGSSNSNTSTSATPARRGGGRRPNKAANMSPEEEEKRRIRRERNKLAAARCRKRRVDQTNELSEEVEALQKKGETLKKEIEKLNATKNQLEYVIHSHRPTCQKVRDDLLSVATCNGLIAPTASLLSAGAGGSCSGSSLHNNSNSNDSSSGTITGFDATLNSTGRSNSPLDLKPVLTNEQLLQHIKHEPQDGALESGSSLDQDGPTPAKRFALPNIATLNASLTTPTGPAGGSLNTPMGAAPPGSFSAFAGNICNMSSPTLNALNKLPKARPNTLNVQRPFGAHMAQAAAAALGDGKAPMQIQGVPIQTPSTGTFNFDSLMDGGTGLTPVSGPLVPTCSSQNKHPLELPTPTSEPSKLVSL, from the exons atgaCGCTGGACAACTATAATATCTTTGGCGATGAATATCCATTGTTCAACATGCCGCTATCGCCATTGCCCAAAGTG CTCGTTTCATTTGACGGCATGCAGAGTGTGCCGACGCTGACAACGCCAACGCTGACGCCAACCACGCTGCGTACCATTGAGGAGACCATCTTCGAGCTGACATCGGAGCCACAGAATGTGCCCTTCCAGGCCGGTTTCAAGCCACCGCCACTGACAACGCccgtcaacagcagcagcggtggcagcaacacTGGCACGCCCACATCTTCGGTTTCGATCGGCACATTGGCCAATGTGATCAATGCGAATCCGATTgtcagccagcagcagcagcagcagcaattcgACATGAGCATGAATTGCGGCAGCATGCCAGGCAGCGATTCAGAGGACTCGAATGGCTCCTGGAACGATGGCCAGCTGAACGATGACCAAAGCACAACAGATACTT CAAGTGCCGCCACAGACAGCACCTCGTATCAGAATGGTGGCATGTTGGGCAACAACTCGAATGGTGTTGCCAACAATTTCACCGCCGCTCTGGCGGCTGTCAACAGCGTTGgacgcaacaacagcaatgctGGCCAGgccggcagcagcaactctaATACCTCAACAAGTGCCACACCAGCGCGTCGCGGCGGCGGTCGACGTCCCAACAAGGCGGCAAACATGTCAcccgaggaggaggagaagcgTCGCATTCGCCGCGAGCGCAACAAATTGGCGGCAGCGCGTTGCCGCAAGCGACGCGTCGATCAGACCAACGAACTGTCCGAGGAGGTCGAGGCGCTGCAGAAGAAGGGCGAAACGTTGAAGAAGGAGATCGAGAAATTGAATGCGACCAAAAATCAACTGGAATACGTGATCCATTCACACCGTCCCACATGCCAGAAGGTGCGCGATGATCTGCTCAGTGTGGCCACCTGCAATGGCTTGATTGCGCCCACCGCCAGCCTGCTCAGCGCTGGCGCcggcggcagctgcagcggcagcagtctgcacaacaacagcaacagcaatgacagcagcagcggcaccATCACCGGCTTCGATGCCACGCTCAATTCCACCGGGCGCAGCAATTCGCCGCTCGATCTCAAGCCGGTGCTAACCAACGAACAGTTGCTGCAGCACATCAAACACGAACCCCAAGACGGTGCGCTCGAGTCGGGCTCCTCACTGGACCAGGACGGTCCGACGCCGGCCAAACGCTTTGCGCTGCCCAACATTGCCACGCTGAACGCCTCGCTGACCACGCCCACGGGACCGGCGGGCGGTTCGCTGAACACACCGATGGGCGCTGCGCCTCCGGGCAGTTTTAGCGCCTTCGCTGGCAACATTTGCAACATGAGCAGCCCCACGCTGAATGCCCTTAACAAGCTGCCCAAGGCACGACCCAACACCCTGAATGTCCAGCGACCATTTGGCGCCCACATGGCgcaggcggcggcggcggcgctCGGCGATGGCAAGGCGCCCATGCAGATCCAGGGTGTGCCCATCCAGACGCCGTCGACGGGCACCTTCAATTTCGATTCGCTGATGGATGGCGGCACCGGACTGACGCCGGTGTCGGGACCTTTGGTGCCCACCTGCTCGTCGCAGAACAAGCATCCGCTGGAGTTGCCAACGCCCACGAGTGAGCCGTCCAAGCTGGTCAGTTTATAA